CTGCATGTGGATCCACCCTTTGTTCCCTAGTTTGCCCCCCAACTTTTGGAGTGCTAGTGTCTCTTCCTCGGTGTAACAAGGTTGATGTGCAGTGTTGAGGAAGAGTACAGGGGCAGGAGTGGCGCTAAGGGCCGTCTGCCTGGCCACCGTATCAGCTTTATTGTTGCCTAGGGAGACCGGGTCAGGGGTAGTTTGGTGTCCCCGGCAGTGGACGATGGTGACCTCGGTGGGTAGGCATAGGGCCTTGAGGAGCCTGGCAATGAGCGGCCTATTTACGATAGGGGTACCTTTGATAGTCAGGAATCCCCTTTCTTGCCAAATAACCGAATGAGTTTGGGATATGAGGTAAGCATATTTGGAGTCAGTGTAAATGGTGACTCGTTGTCCCTTGGACAGGTGGAGCGCCCAGGTTAGAGCTATCAGCTCCGCCTTATGGGAAGTAGTCCCAAGAGGAAGGGGGGCTGCTTCAACAACCACCTCAGAGGTAACTACGGTGTAGGCAGCATGGTGCAGGCCATCTGAGGTCAGAAGGGAGCTGCCATCTACAAACAGGATGCGATTAGGGTTAGCCAGAGGTTGATCAGAGAGTCCAGGGTAAGAGGGGGTAAAGTCCTCCAGAAGTTGAGGGCAAGAGTGAGAAGTGTCAGGGGTAGGCGAGGGTGCAGGCAGTAAAGTCGCAAGGTTTAAGCTGGGGAAGACAGAGATATCTGAGGGTTTTCGACAAATAACAAATGGATTAACTGCACCCGGGAGGGAGTCAGCTGGGCCAGAGACTGATGGCCAAGGAGGTCCGTGAGTCGGTGGGGGGAGTAGATTGTAAGAGGCTGTCCTAAGGACAGTTTTAGGGCCTCCTTAGTGAGGGAGGCCACAGCAGCCAGGGCCCTGAGACAGGGTTGCCAACCCCGGGTGGTGGGGTCTAACTGTTTGGACAGGTAGGCTACTGCCCTATATGTAGGCCTGGTGGGCTGGGCTAGAAGGCCGGTGGCCGACCCAGATCGTTCATCAGTGAAGAGATGGAACGGTTTAGTATGGTCCGGGAGGGCCAGAACTGGTTCCTTAATGAGGCAGTCTCGGAGCCTCGAAAATCCATGCTGGATTGAGGCAAGATCACTTAAGGGACCCTGAGGGGCTTCGTTGGCTGCCTGATATAAAGGCCGGGCCAGGATAGAGAAGTTTGGAATCCAGTGTCTAAAAAACCCCACGAGTCCTAGGAAGGAAAGTATCTCATCTGCACTCTGAGGGGGTTGCAGTTCTTGGAGGAGGCGAATACGGTCCCCAGTAAGGGATTTAGAGGTAGGGGTCAGAGTGATCCCTAGATACATGACCGATGGGGTATGAAGCTGGGCCTTAGATGGGTTGACTCTATACCCTCTAGCTCCCAGGAAGTTTAGTAGGGTAGAGGTATCTTCCTGGGAGGTCAGGCGGGAAGGGCTACAGAGAAGCAGGTCATCTACATACTGCAGCAGGGTACTGGCCTCCAGGATGCATTCCTGGAGGTCAGCCGCCAGGGCCTGGCCGAAAATGTGGGGGCTGTCACGAAACCCTTGTGGTAGGACTGTCCAGGTAAGTTGTCCAGAAACATGGGTGTCTGGGTCTTTCCAggtaaaagcaaacagaaaataggAGTCAGGATGCAGAGGAATAGTAAAGAATGCTTCCTCTAGGTCGAGAACAAGAAATGAGACGTGCCAGGAGGGATGTGAGACAGTAGGGTATAGGGGTTGGGGACGACCGGGTGGAGTAGGACAACAGCTTCATTAATGAGCCGTAGGTCCTGTACCAGCTGATATGCCCCTGATGGCTTTTGTACAGGCAGGATGGGGGTATTGCAGGGGGAGTTGATAGGAATGAGAAGGCCCTGCTGCTTTAGGCGGTCTATTATAGATTTGAGACCCCTACGATGGGTAACGGAGATGGGGAACTGAGCCCTAGAAGGGTATGTGGAGTTATTCTTTAACCAGATATGAACAGGACTGTGGTGGGAGGCGACGGTGGTTTTGGATGTGTCCCAAACTTGGGGATTAACGGTGGGCAGATTTGTAGGGATGGGAGttggaggagaagggaggagtggCAGTAGAAGACACTCTgaggctgaaggagaaggagagagatggacGGTGGCCCGCAGTTTTTGGAGGATATCTCTTCCCAAGAGAGGCACTGGGCAGGTGGGGATTAtgaggaatgaatgagagaaagggaaaccatCCAGGCTGCAAGTAAGAGGTCGGGTTATTCTTGGGGAAGAGGAGGTACCGTGGATATCCATCGCCGCGACCAGTGAGGCATATGTGGGTCCCGAGTAGGATGGCAGGACTGAGTAGGTAGCCCCCGTGTCCAGCAGAAAGGAGATGGACTTACCCGCTACCTGGAGCGTTACCCTGGGCTCGGCTTGGGTGAGGGGGTGTCCGGGTCCGGGCTCCGTCAGTCGTCCTCCAGCCCGAGTAGCTGAAGAACAGGACTTGCCGGTTCAGGGTTTCCCCCGCGTAGAGGCGCCGAGGATCCCCCGAGGCTAGGACAGTCCGACTTCCAGTGTCCCATCAGGTGACACTGAGGGCACGGCTTTGTGGGTGCCTTCGGGTTAGGACACTGAGGGGCCCAGTGCCCTTCAGCACCGCCCTTAAAGAGGGGTACGTACTGTTGCCCCTTGTTGCTGTTTCCGGAAACTGCCGCCTGCAGGGCCGCCCCCAGGGCCTGGGTTTGTAGTTGGACCTTCTGCTGGAGCCTGGCTGGCCGTTTGAGTTCGGCTGCCTCCTCTCGGGAGTTGAAAACCTTAAAGGCCATTTTCACCAGGTCAGAGATGGGGGTCTGAGGgccctcctctgccttttttaGGTTTTTCTGATGTCCGGCGCCGATTGGGAAGTGAAGTGGGTCGCCAGGACTGTGGCTCCCGCCGGGGAGGCCGGGTCTAATCTAGTATACTGTGCTAGAGCCTCGGTCAACCGGTTTAGGAACAGGGCAGGGTTTTCATCTGGGGCTTGGATAACCTCCCTGATCTTATCATAGTTAACTGCTTTATTGGAAGCTGCCCCCATGCTGGCGATAAGGCATTGAACCACGCGGGCTCTCCGGCGGCGGCCATCTTGGCCATTCTGATAGTCCCATCCGGGCTCTGCAGCCGGGACCGCCTGAGCACCTACCCGCAAGGGGGCGTCGGTGAGATGGACTTGCTCGGCACGTTCTCGGGTGGCGGCCTGGATGCGTTCCCTCTCCTCGGTGAGGGTAGTGGTCTGAACCATGTGTAAGTCATGCCAGGTAAGATCATAGGCTTGGGCCAGATAATGGAACTCTTTTATGAAATTGTCTGGGCTGGCGGAGAAGGAACCCAGGCATTTCTCAATTTGGGAGAGGTCCTGTAGGGAGAAGGGCGCGTGCACTCGAACAACCCCTTCGGCTCCAGCCACCTCCCTTAAGGGGCAGACTAAGCTGGACCGAGGGTTTTGGGAACCCGTCTGGGCCGAAATGGGAGGGGAAGATGGGAAGTCCGACAGAGACTCGGCCCCTGTCAGGGGTGGAGGCTCAACCTCGGAAACAGCTCTTGGGGTCTGCAACGGTGCTGGGGTCGCAGTGGGTTGAGGAGGGAGCTgataaggaggaggagggggtaaGGTGGGAGCTCGAGAAGGGGGTACAGAAAGGTTTTCCAGCGGTTCAGAAAGAGAGGACTGAAGAGGAGAGTCTGGTTCTTCAGGTGCGGTAGAGGAAGAGCGCGGAGTGGGGGCAGGAGCCCGAGCAAGGAGGACTTGAGAGGTTGAACACTGGGAGCACAAGGACGCCGAGACCGTAGGGTCCAGAAAGCTTGGACATGGGGAATTTCGGACCACTTGCCCTGACGCCTGCATAGATTGTCGAGATCTGTGAGCACCTGATAGTCAAATGTGTCCTCGGGAGGCCATTGCGATTGGTTGTCTAATTTGTATTGAGGCCAGGCAACAGTACAATAATGTATAAGGCATCTGCTACGTAAGTCCTGGTACAACTCTAATGTACGGAGGTTGGCCAGAAGGCAGCCCAAGGGCGTTCTGGAGTCGAATTTGGATTGGGAGGCTCCCATGGTCCCCTTTACCAACCGACTCAGATTACAGAGGCGAGCATTCCCTCGTCCGTGCACTGGGTCACCGGAGGGACAGTAGTTCCCGCGGAATGAGGACGTCTCCTGATTCCTTGGGACTGATGGGGCCACCAGGTGGCTGGGGGTTTGCCCAGGCTAGGACAGGGCAACCCGGAAGTGGATCAGGGGCCAGGGAGCACTCCCCACACGCGGTTCTGAAGTAAGCCTTCCCGAGGTGGGCAGCGGGAGATTGCAGTCTGCCggtgaggaggagggagcctCTGTGCCTGGCGAGGGCTCGACCTACCTCCCAGGTTTCGGCACCAAATGTAAAGTTGCTCCCGCTGACGGTGGTAAGAAAAGAGGCAAGTGGATCCGAGAGATGAACTTTATTGCAAGCACCCTCGGGGGAGGTTCCACAACTCACGGGGCgggggggtagggagagagagagagagtcgggGAAGTAACCGCTGGGAGGGAGTTGGCAGGGTCCTTTTATCGGGTTGAAGCAGGGCATAGGCTTGTGTCTACATAAGGTAAGGTCTGGAGGGCATGGGTGGGAGAAGCCCGTGATGGACAGTTCCCAATTGGGAAGTTCCTGGGTGGACAGTTTCAGTTTCCTGATGGTGACCTGGAGGCCGCAGGGAAGGTGGCGGGGAAAGTCCGCCATCTTGGAGAGGGTTGGCGGGGTGATCCGCCATTTTGGAGCCCCGGTTTCCCAGCAGGGCCATcaaagaaggagggggagggggagggggaaagggagagggagaaggagaagacagaaaatttatttgaagaaataactaaaaaaaaaaaaaaagaaaagaaaagaaaaaagaaaaaaagaaataacaactaaaaacttcctgaatcttcagaaggaaacagaaatccagatccaggaggtacAGGAAGCCACCAACAAAATCAACCTAAGGAGGTCCATACCAAGACACATCGTAATTTAAATGGCAAAAAGGTAGtcataaaaagagaattttaaaagcagcaagagaaaagaaagcagtcGCATACAAGGGAAAACTCCATAGGGAGTTTCCAGTAACTTTGTAGGCTAGAAGagagtagcatgatatattcaaagtgctgaaaggggaAAAATCTGCACCAAGAACTTTCTATCCaacaagactatcattcagaatataaggagagataaggagttttccagacaaacaaaagttaaaggaattcatgaccattAAATCAGTCCTACAATAAATGTTAAAGGgcactctgagtggaaaggaaaaactataagcagaagtaagaaaagtaggcacaaaagcagtaaaaagcATATCTATAAAATCAAggtatttataaaacaaaaggatataaagtatgacaccatatgtATAAAATGTGGGTTGAGAGGGGTAAAGAATGGTTTCAaatttaagtgaccatcaacttaatatagactgctgcATGAATATGAAGTTATATACAAACTAATGGTAActgcaaatcaaaaaccagtaacagatatgcaaaaataaagaaaaagaaatccaagcacATCACTAAACAAAGTCAGCaaacacaaagagaagaaaataagaaaataaagagagaagaactacaaaagcaaccacaaaacaagaaataaaatagcaagaaGTACGTAacttttgaatataaatggactaaatgctccaatcaataACTATCAATAActtttttgaatataaatggactaaatgctccaataaaaagacatagggtgacagaatgaataaaaaagcaagacccatctataagCTGCCTACAAGACTaatttcagat
This Canis lupus familiaris isolate Mischka breed German Shepherd chromosome 8, alternate assembly UU_Cfam_GSD_1.0, whole genome shotgun sequence DNA region includes the following protein-coding sequences:
- the LOC111097257 gene encoding uncharacterized protein LOC111097257 isoform X4, which encodes MQASGQVVRNSPCPSFLDPTVSASLCSQCSTSQVLLARAPAPTPRSSSTAPEEPDSPLQSSLSEPLENLSVPPSRAPTLPPPPPYQLPPQPTATPAPLQTPRAVSEVEPPPLTGAESLSDFPSSPPISAQTGSQNPRSSLVCPLREVAGAEGVVRVHAPFSLQDLSQIEKCLGSFSASPDNFIKEFHYLAQAYDLTWHDLHMVQTTTLTEERERIQAATRERAEQVHLTDAPLRVFNSREEAAELKRPARLQQKVQLQTQALGAALQAAVSGNSNKGQQYVPLFKGGAEGHWAPQCPNPKAPTKPCPQCHLMGHWKSDCPSLGGSSAPLRGGNPEPASPVLQLLGLEDD